In a genomic window of Akkermansiaceae bacterium:
- a CDS encoding UMP kinase: protein MSKAQEARSFKRVILKLSGEALRESGSRDNISPEIVERVAKEIQKAASTGVEIGVVCGGGNFWRGASASARGMDRATADYVGMMATVMNALALQSALEAEGVKCVVQSAIEMKNVAEPFIRRKANRLLSQGNVVIFAAGTGSPFFSTDTTSALRASEMGADAIMKATMVDGVYCSDPKKNPDAVRYETITFQECLSQNLKVMDSTAFTLCMDNNIPIIVFDIGGEGNITKALAGEDIGTIVYKG from the coding sequence ATGAGTAAAGCCCAAGAAGCCCGTTCTTTTAAACGTGTGATATTAAAACTCAGTGGCGAAGCACTGAGAGAGTCTGGTAGCCGGGACAACATTTCGCCCGAGATCGTCGAGCGTGTTGCCAAGGAAATCCAAAAAGCAGCCAGCACAGGAGTGGAAATCGGCGTGGTCTGCGGCGGCGGCAATTTCTGGCGCGGTGCCAGCGCAAGTGCCCGGGGCATGGACCGGGCGACGGCCGACTACGTCGGTATGATGGCCACGGTGATGAATGCCCTTGCCCTGCAAAGCGCGCTTGAAGCCGAAGGCGTGAAGTGCGTTGTCCAGTCGGCCATCGAGATGAAAAACGTTGCCGAGCCGTTTATCCGCCGCAAGGCCAACAGGCTGCTCTCGCAGGGGAATGTGGTTATTTTTGCGGCGGGAACGGGCAGCCCCTTTTTCTCCACCGACACCACTTCAGCGCTACGCGCCAGTGAGATGGGAGCCGATGCCATTATGAAGGCGACGATGGTCGATGGTGTCTACTGCTCGGACCCCAAGAAAAACCCGGATGCCGTCCGCTACGAGACAATCACCTTCCAGGAGTGCCTGAGCCAGAACCTCAAGGTCATGGACTCCACCGCATTTACCCTTTGCATGGACAACAACATACCTATCATTGTTTTCGATATCGGTGGCGAAGGAAACATCACCAAAGCCCTCGCGGGTGAGGATATCGGCACCATCGTCTACAAGGGGTAA
- the frr gene encoding ribosome recycling factor — MEASEALKNTEQSMKKAVEYAIHEFAAIRTGKASPALVENIDVHVASYGSNMKVKGLAVITVPEPRMIMVQPFDPSTTKDIAKAILESNTGLNPANEGKHLRIPVPELSEERRKDMVKMVRNQAEEARVRVRACRKDGMDAAKKMKAANAITEDGQHDFEAEVQELTNKYIKEIDEHLAAKETELMTV; from the coding sequence ATGGAAGCCAGCGAAGCACTTAAAAATACCGAACAAAGCATGAAGAAGGCCGTGGAATATGCCATCCACGAATTTGCAGCCATCCGCACCGGAAAAGCCAGCCCCGCACTGGTCGAGAACATTGATGTCCACGTTGCCAGCTACGGCAGCAACATGAAGGTCAAGGGCCTCGCTGTGATCACCGTGCCCGAGCCGCGCATGATTATGGTCCAACCGTTCGACCCTTCAACCACCAAGGACATCGCAAAGGCAATCCTCGAGAGCAATACCGGCCTCAACCCGGCCAACGAAGGTAAACATCTCCGTATCCCCGTGCCGGAACTCTCCGAGGAGCGCCGCAAGGACATGGTGAAAATGGTCAGGAACCAAGCCGAGGAAGCCCGTGTCCGTGTCCGTGCCTGCCGCAAGGACGGAATGGACGCAGCCAAAAAGATGAAGGCTGCCAATGCCATCACCGAGGACGGACAGCACGATTTCGAGGCCGAGGTCCAGGAGCTTACCAATAAGTACATCAAGGAAATCGACGAGCATCTCGCAGCCAAGGAAACCGAGTTGATGACGGTTTGA
- a CDS encoding aldo/keto reductase: MSYTPDPERYDGRMPYRRCGHSGLKLPAISLGFWHNFGDVDDPDEARSIMHRAFDLGITHFDFANNYGPPAGSAERNAGRILKHDFLSHRDELIISTKAGYFMWHGPYGEWGSRKYLLASLDQSLDRLQLDYVDIFYSHRPDPDTPLEETMGALATAVQQGKALYAGISNYPAAMAAEACDILASMGVRCLIHQPRFNLFDRWIEDGLTDVLLEKGVGCIPFSPLAQGLLTGRYLDGIPEDSRAAKEHGFLQKEAVSARMAQVQQLHHFAAQRGQSLAHMALAWVLHHPAVTSALIGASSVKQLEENVGCLDRLEFTQAELAAIDEIL; encoded by the coding sequence ATGTCCTACACCCCGGACCCTGAACGTTATGATGGCCGTATGCCGTACCGCCGGTGCGGTCATTCCGGACTGAAACTGCCGGCCATCTCACTGGGCTTCTGGCATAACTTTGGTGATGTCGATGATCCAGATGAGGCGCGGAGTATCATGCACCGGGCTTTTGATCTCGGAATCACACACTTTGATTTTGCCAACAACTACGGCCCACCCGCCGGCTCGGCGGAACGCAATGCCGGTCGCATCCTCAAACACGACTTCCTGTCACATCGGGACGAGCTGATTATTTCAACCAAAGCGGGATACTTCATGTGGCACGGCCCGTATGGGGAGTGGGGCTCACGTAAATACCTGCTGGCGTCACTCGACCAGTCGCTCGACCGGCTACAGCTCGACTATGTCGATATTTTCTACTCGCACAGACCCGACCCCGACACCCCGTTAGAGGAAACCATGGGAGCGCTGGCCACGGCGGTGCAACAAGGCAAGGCGCTGTATGCGGGCATTTCCAATTACCCTGCGGCTATGGCGGCGGAAGCCTGTGACATCCTCGCATCCATGGGGGTGCGCTGCCTGATCCACCAGCCGAGATTCAATCTCTTTGATCGCTGGATTGAAGACGGGCTGACGGATGTATTGTTAGAAAAAGGCGTGGGGTGCATCCCCTTCTCGCCTCTGGCCCAAGGTTTACTCACAGGGAGATACCTCGATGGCATACCCGAGGATTCCCGGGCCGCCAAGGAACATGGATTCCTACAAAAAGAGGCGGTCAGCGCCAGGATGGCCCAGGTCCAACAACTTCACCACTTTGCTGCGCAGCGCGGCCAGTCACTCGCCCACATGGCCCTGGCCTGGGTGCTTCATCACCCGGCGGTCACCAGTGCCCTGATCGGTGCCTCCAGTGTCAAACAACTGGAGGAAAATGTCGGCTGCCTGGACCGGCTTGAGTTTACCCAAGCCGAGTTGGCTGCGATCGACGAGATTTTGTAA
- a CDS encoding type II secretion system protein GspG codes for MKTPRHPQGFRAPAFTLIELMVVIAIILVLASMVVGGMGWYKRKAAEGKTQVLVSSIERALEEYKLDNGVFPTGGGGDNSTIEVYKALYGDADANGTPDSGAKVYLEILNPSNTGNKLNVDTSNYTIIDAWGSPLHYQSPGEMNPADDFDLWSLGANGQGGPASNNKKDKADDIKNW; via the coding sequence ATGAAAACACCCCGTCATCCCCAAGGGTTTCGTGCCCCCGCCTTTACTCTGATTGAGCTCATGGTCGTTATAGCGATCATTCTGGTCCTGGCCTCGATGGTGGTCGGTGGCATGGGATGGTACAAACGCAAGGCGGCGGAAGGAAAGACGCAGGTGCTGGTGTCGAGCATCGAGCGTGCCCTCGAGGAATATAAACTCGATAACGGTGTTTTCCCAACCGGTGGCGGCGGCGACAACAGCACCATCGAAGTCTACAAGGCGCTCTACGGTGATGCCGATGCCAACGGAACACCCGATTCCGGTGCCAAGGTCTATCTTGAAATACTCAACCCAAGCAATACAGGCAATAAGCTGAATGTGGATACCAGTAACTACACCATCATCGATGCCTGGGGCTCGCCTCTCCATTACCAGAGCCCGGGCGAGATGAATCCGGCGGACGACTTCGATCTCTGGTCGCTCGGTGCCAATGGCCAGGGTGGCCCCGCCAGCAATAATAAAAAGGATAAGGCGGACGATATCAAAAACTGGTAA
- a CDS encoding type II secretion system F family protein: MANFQYLALDAKGDQTTGTVQASSESDAIQQLRAQGLYPTQVVEEGKGSLTAGKTKAKARGKKKVKSMSGGKLKPKALMIFTRQLATLIDSGLPLLRGLTVLGKQEPNPVLRNTVNSLADSVQSGATFSESLSQHPRIFNKLYVNMVKAGELGGVLEVVLTRLAEYMEKAHKLKNKIVSAMVYPIIVLFIAVAILVFLMLVIVPKFKEMFAEQGGNLPLISRIVFGASENMLKSSFILPNVVWIFLIAAGGFVLIKVWSNTKGGRAAIDAFKLRIPIFGDLTKKSAISRFSRTLGTLVTSGVPILQALTITRDTAGNVVVSNAIDTVHEAVKEGESIVAPLQASKIFPAMVISMVDVGEETGQLPEMLLKIADVYDDEVDNAVTALTSVLEPIMIVFLALVVGTIVFALFLPLIKMIQNVDTPS; encoded by the coding sequence ATGGCCAACTTTCAATACCTAGCCCTCGACGCCAAGGGCGACCAAACCACCGGCACCGTCCAGGCATCCAGCGAGTCGGACGCCATCCAGCAGCTTCGTGCCCAAGGCCTCTACCCGACGCAAGTTGTTGAAGAGGGCAAAGGCTCCCTCACCGCAGGGAAGACCAAGGCAAAGGCGCGCGGTAAAAAGAAAGTCAAGAGCATGAGCGGTGGCAAGCTCAAGCCCAAGGCCCTGATGATCTTCACCCGTCAGCTGGCCACCCTGATAGATTCCGGTCTGCCACTTCTCCGTGGCCTGACCGTGCTTGGCAAGCAGGAGCCTAACCCGGTCTTGCGCAACACCGTGAACTCGCTCGCCGATTCCGTCCAGTCCGGTGCCACCTTTTCGGAGAGCCTCTCCCAACACCCCCGTATCTTTAACAAGCTCTACGTCAACATGGTCAAAGCCGGTGAGCTGGGTGGTGTGCTCGAAGTGGTCCTGACACGTCTTGCCGAATACATGGAAAAGGCGCACAAGCTGAAAAACAAAATCGTTTCCGCGATGGTCTATCCCATCATTGTGCTGTTTATCGCGGTCGCCATTCTCGTCTTCCTGATGTTGGTCATCGTGCCGAAGTTCAAGGAAATGTTTGCCGAACAAGGAGGGAACCTGCCCCTCATCTCACGGATCGTCTTCGGTGCCTCGGAGAATATGTTGAAATCCAGTTTCATCCTCCCCAACGTCGTCTGGATATTCCTGATTGCGGCAGGTGGCTTTGTCCTCATCAAAGTGTGGTCAAACACCAAGGGCGGCCGCGCTGCCATTGATGCATTCAAACTCAGGATCCCCATCTTCGGAGACCTGACCAAAAAGAGTGCCATCTCTCGTTTCTCCCGGACCCTCGGAACCCTGGTCACCTCCGGTGTGCCGATTCTCCAGGCACTCACCATTACCCGTGACACCGCCGGTAACGTGGTGGTTTCTAACGCCATCGATACCGTCCACGAGGCGGTCAAGGAAGGTGAATCCATCGTCGCCCCACTCCAGGCCAGCAAGATTTTCCCCGCCATGGTCATCAGTATGGTCGATGTCGGTGAGGAAACAGGCCAGCTCCCCGAGATGCTGCTGAAAATCGCCGATGTCTACGATGATGAGGTCGATAACGCCGTGACCGCACTGACATCCGTGCTGGAACCGATTATGATTGTGTTTCTCGCCCTGGTTGTGGGAACGATTGTATTTGCATTGTTCCTACCCCTGATTAAGATGATTCAGAACGTGGACACTCCAAGTTAA
- a CDS encoding type II/IV secretion system protein — translation MDNSQLIDIFVNRGLIDQYLATDIVQEVENSGKEISEILADYEVIQEKDDVWPIIANELGVGMIDLANFVPPAELLALIPGGMARLHGALPVNVDNEGLTVCLVDPLNPQVVEDLRFALGKEIILAIAPDHLVEKRLSDAYGGEGQAMDDILSQLENGIVNPNEPSAQDVEAEANSAPIIRYVDLVLYQAINEGASDIHFEPFETEFKIRYRVDGALYEMAPPPVHLALPILSRIKVMSNMNIAEKRIPQDGRIVKHIGEKQVDMRVSTLPTQHGESIVLRVLDRGNINLSLDMLGMPDNIFEYINDTVRKPNGIFICTGPTGAGKTTTLYAALKEINTIDSKLLTAEDPVEYDVDGIIQVPVHEGIGLTFARILRAFLRQDPDRILVGEIRDLDTAQIAIQASLTGHLVLSTLHTNDAPGAVTRLVDMGTEPFLVAASLEGVLAQRLLRTICKDCKASYEPNEALLNQLGVSSHELGDKEFYTGRGCDSCDQSGYRGRRGLFELLDITDPIRDLITDRAPTVVIKQKAIELGMNTLREDGLRNIYDGKTTIEEVLKYT, via the coding sequence ATGGACAATTCACAACTCATCGACATTTTCGTCAACCGCGGTTTGATCGATCAGTACCTTGCCACTGACATCGTACAAGAGGTCGAGAACAGCGGTAAGGAGATTTCTGAAATACTCGCCGATTACGAGGTGATTCAGGAAAAAGACGACGTCTGGCCGATCATCGCCAACGAGCTGGGCGTCGGTATGATCGACCTCGCGAATTTCGTCCCGCCTGCAGAACTGCTGGCGCTGATTCCCGGCGGTATGGCCCGCTTGCATGGAGCCCTGCCGGTCAACGTCGATAACGAGGGGCTTACCGTCTGCCTGGTCGATCCCCTCAACCCCCAGGTCGTCGAGGACCTGCGCTTTGCCCTGGGTAAGGAGATCATTCTGGCCATTGCTCCCGACCACCTTGTCGAAAAACGACTCAGCGATGCATACGGCGGTGAAGGACAGGCGATGGATGATATCCTGAGCCAGCTGGAAAACGGCATCGTCAATCCTAACGAGCCTAGTGCCCAGGATGTCGAGGCGGAGGCGAATTCCGCTCCCATCATCCGCTATGTCGATCTGGTGCTTTACCAGGCGATCAACGAGGGGGCGTCCGATATTCATTTCGAACCCTTTGAGACTGAGTTCAAGATCCGCTACCGTGTCGATGGTGCCCTTTATGAAATGGCACCGCCTCCGGTGCACCTCGCCTTACCGATCCTTTCCCGGATCAAGGTGATGTCCAATATGAACATCGCCGAGAAGCGCATCCCCCAGGACGGCAGGATTGTTAAACACATCGGTGAAAAGCAGGTGGACATGCGTGTTTCCACCCTGCCCACCCAGCATGGGGAGAGCATCGTACTCCGGGTCCTTGACCGCGGCAATATCAACCTGAGCCTCGATATGCTCGGGATGCCTGACAATATCTTTGAGTACATCAATGACACCGTGCGCAAGCCTAACGGGATTTTCATCTGCACAGGTCCCACCGGCGCCGGTAAAACCACCACCCTCTACGCCGCACTCAAGGAAATCAACACCATCGACTCCAAGCTGCTCACCGCTGAAGACCCCGTGGAATATGATGTCGACGGTATTATCCAAGTCCCTGTGCATGAAGGTATAGGCCTGACATTCGCACGTATCCTGCGCGCCTTCCTGCGTCAGGACCCCGACCGAATTCTGGTGGGGGAGATCCGCGACCTGGATACCGCCCAGATTGCCATCCAGGCATCGCTCACGGGGCACCTGGTGCTCTCGACCCTCCACACCAACGACGCCCCCGGCGCCGTCACCCGGCTCGTTGACATGGGCACCGAGCCATTCCTTGTCGCAGCCTCGCTCGAGGGTGTGCTCGCCCAGCGCCTGCTGCGGACGATCTGCAAGGATTGCAAGGCATCCTACGAGCCCAACGAAGCTCTCCTCAACCAGCTCGGTGTGTCGTCCCATGAACTGGGCGACAAGGAATTCTACACCGGCCGCGGCTGCGACTCATGTGACCAGTCCGGCTACAGGGGTCGCCGTGGCCTGTTTGAGTTGCTCGATATCACAGACCCCATCCGTGACCTGATTACGGACCGCGCCCCGACGGTTGTCATCAAACAGAAAGCCATCGAACTGGGTATGAACACCTTGCGCGAGGACGGACTGAGAAATATTTACGACGGAAAAACCACCATCGAGGAAGTCCTCAAATACACATAA
- the tadA gene encoding Flp pilus assembly complex ATPase component TadA, whose translation MYSNEDYLLELLTEAGLVSVEEIETTRGQLKGRESVVERLVGSKRISEEQVAKVCAQSSSMEYIDLAHTPIAPDMFDKIPDDVARRFRAVPVLDDGTYLTVAVADPLDFEVLDSLPHILGREINPICATASAIAQVIHQNYGGDVDEEAAQSEFTVVTEEGAEEASADDAPIIKMVSTMLLEAFKMSASDIHIEPMETSLRIRFRVDGKLIEVDNHPKKLHPAIIARIKVMSGTMSIAEKRLPQDGRIQIRVAGKEVDLRVSSVPSNHGESVVMRILDKTSLMLGLPELGFLSDDQDTVSKLLGMPDGIILVTGPTGSGKTTTLYGCLNTINKPDRKIITVEDPVEYELPGINQVMVKTDIGMTFAAALRAMMRQAPNIIMLGEIRDKETAGIAIQAALTGHLVFSTLHTNDAPGAVARLADIGIKRFLIASSVRAIIAQRLVRKLCPHCKAPAILNDRELRTLKLDARQVAESDIMGPEGCDMCRNIGYKGRMGIFELFKIDDEVRHLINEELTSPQLRRRARELGMRTLREDGIRKVLAGITSAEEVLRVTMADSD comes from the coding sequence GTGTATTCTAACGAAGATTACCTCCTCGAACTCCTGACAGAAGCCGGACTGGTTTCTGTGGAGGAAATCGAGACCACCCGCGGCCAGTTGAAAGGCAGAGAAAGTGTCGTGGAAAGGCTTGTCGGCAGTAAGCGTATCAGCGAGGAACAAGTCGCCAAGGTTTGCGCTCAGAGCTCCAGCATGGAGTACATCGATCTGGCACACACGCCCATCGCCCCGGATATGTTTGATAAAATCCCGGACGATGTCGCCAGACGATTCCGTGCGGTCCCGGTGCTCGACGACGGCACCTATTTGACCGTTGCCGTCGCCGACCCCCTCGATTTCGAGGTCCTGGACAGCCTTCCCCATATTCTGGGTCGTGAAATCAACCCCATTTGCGCCACGGCCTCTGCCATCGCCCAGGTCATCCACCAGAACTACGGTGGCGATGTTGACGAGGAGGCTGCGCAATCCGAGTTTACCGTTGTGACCGAAGAGGGCGCAGAAGAAGCTTCCGCCGATGACGCGCCGATCATCAAAATGGTATCCACCATGCTGCTGGAGGCCTTTAAGATGAGCGCCAGCGACATCCACATCGAGCCTATGGAGACCTCGCTGCGTATCCGTTTTCGGGTCGATGGCAAGCTCATCGAGGTGGACAACCATCCGAAAAAGCTACACCCCGCTATCATCGCCCGCATCAAGGTGATGAGCGGCACCATGAGTATCGCTGAGAAACGCCTGCCCCAGGACGGACGGATCCAGATCCGCGTGGCCGGCAAGGAGGTCGATCTCCGCGTGTCATCCGTGCCGAGTAACCACGGCGAGAGCGTCGTCATGCGTATCCTCGATAAAACCTCCCTGATGCTCGGTCTGCCGGAGCTCGGATTCCTGTCGGACGACCAGGATACAGTGAGCAAACTCCTCGGTATGCCCGATGGCATCATCCTGGTCACGGGGCCGACAGGCTCGGGTAAGACCACCACTCTCTACGGCTGCCTCAACACCATCAACAAGCCTGACCGGAAGATCATCACCGTGGAGGATCCGGTGGAATATGAGTTGCCCGGTATCAACCAGGTGATGGTGAAAACCGACATCGGCATGACCTTTGCCGCCGCCCTCAGGGCCATGATGCGCCAGGCGCCCAATATCATCATGCTGGGGGAAATCCGCGATAAGGAAACTGCGGGTATCGCCATTCAGGCGGCACTTACCGGTCACCTTGTCTTTTCAACCCTGCACACCAACGACGCCCCTGGTGCCGTCGCCCGTCTGGCGGATATCGGGATCAAACGATTCCTCATCGCCTCGTCGGTCAGGGCGATTATCGCCCAGCGCCTTGTGCGTAAACTTTGCCCGCACTGCAAGGCCCCGGCCATCCTCAATGACCGCGAATTGCGCACCCTCAAGCTGGACGCCAGACAGGTCGCGGAAAGCGACATCATGGGTCCGGAGGGCTGCGACATGTGCCGTAACATTGGTTATAAGGGCCGCATGGGAATCTTCGAGCTTTTCAAAATCGACGACGAAGTACGTCACCTCATCAACGAGGAGCTGACCTCACCACAACTACGCCGCCGGGCGCGTGAGCTGGGAATGCGCACCCTCCGCGAAGACGGCATCCGCAAGGTGCTCGCCGGCATCACCTCCGCAGAAGAAGTCCTGCGTGTCACCATGGCAGACAGCGACTAA
- a CDS encoding cation:proton antiporter, with the protein MTPLTYFTLVLALGIAAQWLAWKCKLPSILVLLAFGFGLGHFTGANIDDYLVGDNVLLSAVGLCVAVILFEGGLTLKFSDLKESGTPVLRLCTFGVVISFFLTYASTRYLLGFDWRVASLLGAILVVTGPTVIAPLLRHIKPSRKIGNVVKWEGIVIDPIGAILAVLVYQVAIAGNVDAAREEIFRALGLTLLVGVVLAFILAKIIELLLKHHLIPDYLHSVFLLAVTATAFAASNAIQPESGLLTVTVLGIALANQKSVSVKHILEFKENLRVLIISVLFIVLSGRVQLSELKDALVPGLGLLAMLIVVVRPLSVFGANLFSKQVNLKEQFFLSSMAPRGIVAAAVTAIFALEFEHAVHEGNLNQEIGLVTHQMVPIVFIVIVGTVAFYGLLAAPLARRLGLASKNPRGILFAGAGKWVRLAAKALKKDGHDILLLDTNYDNIASAKLDGLPAVRANILSEYVEEELELTGLGQLITTTPNDEVNSLAAHHFVHVFGRENVWQVAPTDDGAHHRTAAAAHLRGRICFPSRPQFRRLENFAAQGAVIKKTTITGQFTLEHFQEMYGEDYILLFRVTEEKGLQVAYDEMKPMAPGTTIYAMIRPEDA; encoded by the coding sequence ATGACACCTCTCACCTATTTCACACTCGTGCTGGCACTTGGCATCGCTGCCCAGTGGTTGGCTTGGAAATGCAAACTGCCCTCGATCCTGGTCCTGCTGGCCTTCGGATTTGGCCTGGGCCATTTCACCGGGGCCAACATCGATGACTATCTGGTGGGCGATAACGTCCTGCTGTCCGCGGTGGGTCTTTGTGTCGCCGTCATCTTGTTTGAGGGCGGCTTGACACTCAAGTTCTCCGATCTGAAGGAAAGCGGCACCCCTGTCCTGAGGCTGTGCACCTTCGGGGTGGTGATCAGTTTTTTCCTGACTTATGCAAGCACCCGGTATCTGCTCGGGTTCGATTGGCGCGTGGCATCGCTGTTAGGTGCGATCCTGGTGGTCACCGGACCCACCGTGATCGCCCCCTTGCTCAGACACATCAAGCCGTCGCGGAAAATTGGCAACGTGGTCAAGTGGGAGGGGATTGTCATCGATCCCATCGGCGCCATCCTCGCGGTGCTCGTCTATCAGGTCGCGATCGCCGGCAATGTGGATGCCGCCAGGGAGGAAATTTTCCGCGCGCTCGGCCTCACCCTGTTAGTGGGTGTGGTGCTGGCATTTATACTGGCGAAAATCATTGAACTCCTGCTGAAGCACCACCTGATACCGGACTACCTGCACTCGGTCTTTTTGCTGGCAGTGACCGCCACGGCATTTGCCGCCTCCAATGCCATCCAGCCCGAGTCCGGCCTACTCACCGTCACGGTGCTTGGTATTGCTCTGGCGAACCAGAAGTCGGTGTCCGTGAAACACATTCTCGAGTTCAAGGAGAACCTCCGGGTGTTGATCATCTCGGTGTTATTCATCGTGCTTTCAGGGCGTGTCCAACTCAGCGAACTGAAAGATGCTCTGGTGCCCGGACTTGGACTGCTCGCCATGCTCATCGTGGTGGTGCGTCCTCTCTCCGTTTTTGGAGCCAACCTGTTTTCCAAACAAGTCAATCTGAAGGAACAGTTCTTTTTGTCATCGATGGCACCTCGCGGTATCGTCGCCGCGGCAGTCACGGCCATCTTTGCCCTTGAGTTCGAGCATGCGGTCCACGAGGGCAATTTAAACCAGGAAATAGGACTGGTTACCCATCAGATGGTCCCGATTGTATTTATCGTCATCGTCGGGACCGTGGCGTTCTACGGCCTGCTGGCGGCACCACTGGCACGCCGTCTGGGACTCGCCAGCAAAAACCCACGCGGCATCCTCTTCGCCGGTGCTGGAAAATGGGTCAGACTGGCCGCAAAGGCACTCAAGAAAGACGGTCATGACATCTTGTTGTTAGACACCAACTACGACAACATCGCCAGCGCGAAACTTGATGGCCTCCCGGCTGTCCGCGCCAACATCCTTTCCGAGTATGTGGAGGAGGAACTCGAACTCACAGGATTGGGCCAGCTGATCACCACCACCCCCAACGACGAGGTCAACTCACTGGCGGCGCACCATTTCGTCCACGTCTTTGGCCGGGAGAACGTCTGGCAGGTCGCGCCGACCGATGATGGTGCCCACCACCGGACAGCGGCGGCGGCACACCTGCGCGGCAGGATCTGTTTCCCGTCGCGCCCACAGTTCAGGCGACTGGAGAATTTTGCCGCCCAAGGTGCGGTGATTAAAAAAACGACCATCACCGGGCAGTTCACCCTGGAGCATTTCCAAGAGATGTATGGTGAGGATTACATTCTCCTGTTCCGGGTCACCGAGGAAAAAGGTCTACAGGTCGCGTATGACGAAATGAAACCCATGGCACCGGGAACCACGATTTACGCGATGATCAGGCCGGAGGATGCCTAA
- a CDS encoding class I SAM-dependent methyltransferase: MYDQLEARLHDVFWAAEGDNAELPLIKGFLQQYAGSALELGCGSGRILLPLLADGYLMEGLDNSEDMLRLCRESAGDFSPVLHHAGMEDFRTGSVYGAVTIPAFTLQLLPPDTIAEVFANIRDHLHPGGGLYLTTFIPWAELTGELEEGVWFLDQETELPDGNTAQCHTRFYIKRLSQELLREHRYQILSPAGEVLESSDSVHKLTWFWPREIGKILTDAGFSTQQIIGDFTAGEPCDDNSQMITVIARRHDDE; this comes from the coding sequence ATGTATGATCAGTTAGAGGCAAGGTTGCATGATGTGTTTTGGGCGGCTGAGGGTGACAATGCAGAGCTTCCGTTGATTAAGGGTTTCCTCCAACAATACGCTGGCTCCGCACTTGAGCTCGGGTGCGGCTCAGGGAGAATTTTACTTCCTTTGTTAGCAGACGGATACCTGATGGAGGGGTTGGATAACTCGGAGGATATGCTGCGACTGTGCCGGGAATCCGCAGGCGACTTCAGCCCCGTCCTGCATCACGCCGGCATGGAGGATTTCCGGACCGGCTCCGTCTATGGCGCGGTCACCATACCGGCATTCACCCTGCAACTTTTGCCACCCGATACCATCGCGGAGGTTTTTGCCAACATCCGCGATCATCTCCACCCGGGCGGCGGGCTGTACTTAACCACCTTCATCCCATGGGCGGAGTTAACCGGTGAACTCGAGGAAGGCGTCTGGTTTCTCGACCAGGAAACGGAACTACCCGACGGAAACACCGCGCAATGCCATACCCGCTTCTACATCAAACGCCTCTCACAAGAACTTCTGCGTGAACATCGGTACCAAATCCTGTCGCCCGCCGGAGAGGTGTTAGAATCCAGTGACAGCGTTCATAAGCTGACCTGGTTCTGGCCACGTGAGATCGGAAAAATACTTACCGACGCCGGCTTCAGCACGCAACAAATCATCGGTGATTTTACAGCCGGTGAACCATGCGATGACAACAGCCAGATGATCACCGTCATCGCCAGACGTCACGACGATGAGTAG